Proteins encoded by one window of Arachis hypogaea cultivar Tifrunner chromosome 1, arahy.Tifrunner.gnm2.J5K5, whole genome shotgun sequence:
- the LOC112800164 gene encoding BTB/POZ domain-containing protein SR1IP1, which produces MIDCDQEKTAAGNLFSNKKGLTFSNMRRTSEWIFSHELPSDITVQVGEDCFLLHKFPLVTKCGYIRKLVSQSSEVDASFIEINDVPGGADAFELAAKFCYGINFEISIENIAILHCVAEYLEMTEDISIGNLASRTESYLNEVALETIPGAVTVLSVSETLFPAAEKAKLVSQCVDAIAYIACKESQFCSSAKSDGGSNDWVMSSSMDSRLRPVVEWWAEDLTVLRIDIFQRVLLAMLARGFKHHAIGPILMLYAQKSLRGLEIFGKGWKKIDEPTDEQEKRIVVETIVNLLPSEKDAMSVSFLAMLLRASIYIGTTVSCRLDLERRMALQLDQAVLDDLLIPSYSYSSDTLFDVDTVQRIMVNYLESEMTGDCSIYNGDDEYFLPSRPYLGHVGKLMEGYLAEVASDKNLLVSKFISLAELIPDQERTAEDGMYRAIDIYLKAHPTLSEMERKKICSLMDCQKLSRDACAHAAQNNRLPVQTVVQVLYHEQQRLRETSEEWDRSDSIIIPTTTSNEASNLRRENEELRVEVAKLKMKLKEIQKFALVSASGSSSATNSSASPCFSEKPPLQRKSFMSSVSKKLGRLSPLFQRADYNYAATIPSETKVDKNRRHSIS; this is translated from the exons ATGATTGATTGTGATCAAGAGAAAACCGCTGCGGGTAACTTGTTTTCCAATAAGAAGGGCCTTACTTTCAGTAACATGAGGAGGACAAGTGAATG GATTTTTTCCCATGAGCTTCCTAGTGATATCACTGTTCAAGTTGGAGAAGATTGCTTTTTGTTACACAAG TTTCCATTAGTCACCAAGTGTGGATACATAAGGAAACTTGTGTCACAATCAAGTGAAGTTGATGCTTCCTTCATTGAAATCAATGATGTCCCTGGTGGAGCAGACGCATTTGAACTCGCGGCGAAGTTCTGCTACGGCATAAATTTCGAAATAAGTATTGAAAACATTGCTATACTTCACTGTGTGGCAGAGTATCTTGAGATGACAGAGGATATCTCAATTGGAAACTTGGCGTCAAGGACTGAATCTTACTTGAATGAAGTAGCATTGGAGACCATTCCAGGGGCTGTAACGGTCCTGAGTGTGTCGGAAACTTTGTTTCCGGCTGCAGAGAAGGCGAAATTGGTGAGCCAGTGTGTGGATGCTATTGCATACATAGCCTGCAAGGAAAGCCAGTTTTGTTCGTCGGCTAAAAGTGATGGCGGTAGCAATGATTGGGTCATGTCTTCCTCCATGGATTCGCGCCTGCGGCCGGTGGTTGAATGGTGGGCTGAAGATCTAACGGTTCTAAGAATTGATATTTTCCAGAGAGTCTTACTTGCAATGCTGGCAAGAGGGTTCAAGCACCATGCTATTGGTCCTATTCTAATGTTGTATGCACAAAAATCTCTAAGAGGCTTG GAGATATTTGGAAAGGGATGGAAAAAAATTGATGAACCAACTGATGAGCAGGAGAAAAGGATTGTTGTAGAGACAATAGTGAATCTTTTACCAAGTGAGAAGGACGCCATGTCAGTTAGCTTTCTCGCTATGCTACTTCGAGCATCCATATATATCGGAACAACCGTTTCTTGCAGGCTTGATCTGGAGAGGAGGATGGCCCTGCAGTTAGACCAGGCCGTTTTAGATGATCTTCTTATTCCTTCTTATTCATATTCTTCCGACACGTTGTTCGACGTGGATACGGTGCAGCGGATCATGGTGAATTATCTGGAGTCTGAGATGACTGGAGATTGTTCAATTTACAATGGAGATGATGAATACTTTTTGCCTTCCCGGCCATACCTCGGCCACGTTGGGAAGTTGATGGAAGGCTACCTTGCTGAAGTAGCCTCAGACAAGAACTTGTTAGTGTCCAAGTTCATCAGTCTTGCTGAATTGATTCCTGATCAAGAAAGAACAGCTGAAGATGGAATGTATAGAGCCATTGACATCTATCTTAAG GCTCATCCTACTCTAAGTGAAATGGAGAGAAAGAAAATTTGCAGTTTGATGGACTGCCAGAAACTATCACGAGATGCATGCGCTCACGCCGCGCAAAACAATCGGCTTCCTGTCCAAACGGTGGTTCAAGTTCTCTACCACGAACAGCAACGCCTTCGGGAAACCAGCGAAGAATGGGATCGTTCTGATTCCATTATTATTCCAACAACAACATCCAATGAAGCATCCAACTTGAGAAGAGAAAATGAAGAGCTTCGAGTCGAGGTTGCAAAATTGAAGATGAAACTAAAAGAGATTCAGAAATTTGCACTTGTATCAGCAAGTGGTAGTAGTTCTGCAACAAATTCTAGTGCTTCGCCTTGTTTCTCTGAGAAGCCTCCCCTTCAACGAAAGTCATTCATGAGTTCAGTGTCAAAGAAACTTGGTCGCCTTTCGCCGTTATTTCAACGTGCAGATTATAATTATGCTGCCACAATCCCTTCCGAAACGAAAGTAGATAAGAACAGACGCCATTCCATATCTTGA
- the LOC112800171 gene encoding pentatricopeptide repeat-containing protein At5g48730, chloroplastic, translating into MLMASVTGIFSPFPPPTISCQLVSKPALALTQNKPDPKSNYSSSSSRKAPSSSIKAATEGMDERTRRIAKEVERQKAQEARERKEIMNRKIASQKAVSVILRREATKAIIDSRRRKGPTNPKKLLPRTVLEALHERVTALRWESALKIFELLREQLWYRPNSGIYIKLIVMLGKCKKPEKARELFQAMIDEGCVLDCESYTALLSAYSRSGLLDKAFSLLEEMKCTPNCRPDVQTYSILIKSCLQVFAFDKVHYLLSDMAIHSIKPNTVTYNTLIDAYGKAKRFSEMESTLMEMLADRDCQPDVWTMNSTLRTFGNIGQIETMERCYDKFQGAGIQPNVQTFNILLDSYGKAEDYKKMSAVMEYMQKYHYSWTIVTFNIAIDAFGKAGDLKQMEYLFRIMRSERIKPSCVTLCSLVQAYARAGKLEKINGVLRFVENSDVLLDTIFFNCLVDAYGRLECFAEMRSVLEMMEKRGCKPDIITYRTMIKAYSFKGMHSHVKELRELITMVQRPPLKRKKPDF; encoded by the exons ATGTTAATGGCTTCGGTCACTGGCATCTTTTCTCCTTTCCCTCCACCCACCATTAGCTGTCAGCTCGTTTCGAAACCGGCACTAGCCCTAACCCAGAACAAACCAGACCCAAAATCCAattattcatcttcttcctctaggAAAGCACCGAGCAGTAGCATAAAGGCAGCAACGGAGGGGATGGACGAACGGACGCGAAGGATTGCAAAGGAAGTGGAGAGGCAGAAGGCTCAGGAAGCAAGGGAAAGGAAGGAGATCATGAATAGGAAGATAGCGTCGCAGAAAGCTGTGTCGGTTATTCTTCGCAGAGAGGCCACCAAGGCAATAATCGACAGTAGGAGGAGGAAGGGTCCCACCAACCCCAAGAAGCTTCTCCCAAGAACCGTTCTTGAAGCCCTCCATGAAAGGGTCACTGCTCTACGTTGGGAATCTGCTCTCAAG ATTTTTGAACTGCTGCGTGAACAACTCTGGTACAGACCTAACTCTGGTATATACATCAAATTAATAGTCATGCTTGGAAAATGCAAGAAACCTGAGAAAGCTCGTGAACTCTTTCAAGCTATGATTGATGAGGGTTGTGTTTTGGACTGTGAGTCATACACTGCTTTGTTATCTGCCTATAGCAGGAGTGGTCTCTTGGACAAAGCTTTCTCTCTCCTTGAAGAAATGAAGTGTACACCTAATTGTCGGCCAGATGTCCAGACTTATTCAATCCTGATAAAATCTTGCTTGCAGGTTTTTGCGTTTGACAAAGTTCACTATCTCTTATCTGACATGGCCATTCACAGCATCAAACCTAACACAGTTACTTACAATACCCTAATCGATGCTTATGGGAAGGCAAAAAG GTTTTCAGAAATGGAATCAACACTCATGGAAATGCTTGCAGACCGAGATTGCCAACCAGATGTATGGACTATGAATTCAACGCTTCGCACCTTCGGCAACATAGGACAAATAGAAACAATGGAGAGGTGTTATGATAAGTTTCAGGGAGCTGGAATCCAACCAAATGTTCAGACTTTTAACATTCTCTTGGATTCCTACGGCAAGGCTGAGGACTACAAGAAGATGAGTGCTGTGATGGAATACATGCAAAAGTACCATTACTCTTGGACAATTGTGACCTTCAACATTGCGATTGATGCTTTTGGAAAGGCCGGGGATCTCAAACAGATGGAGTATTTGTTTAGGATAATGCGGTCAGAGAGGATAAAACCAAGTTGTGTCACACTGTGCTCACTTGTGCAGGCTTATGCGCGAGCAGGTAAACTAGAAAAGATCAACGGCGTCCTCCGTTTTGTCGAGAACTCAGATGTTTTACTTGACACCATTTTCTTCAATTGCTTGGTGGATGCTTATGGTAGGTTGGAGTGTTTCGCTGAGATGCGGAGTGTGCTTGAGATGATGGAAAAAAGAGGTTGTAAACCCGATATTATTACATATAGAACCATGATTAAAGCTTATTCATTTAAGGGCATGCATAGTCATGTTAAGGAGCTCAGAGAGCTCATCACGATGGTGCAAAGGCCTCCATTAAAAAGAAAGAAACCTGACTTTTAA